In Oncorhynchus masou masou isolate Uvic2021 chromosome 10, UVic_Omas_1.1, whole genome shotgun sequence, a single genomic region encodes these proteins:
- the scrn3 gene encoding secernin-3 isoform X1 gives MYPSSCDTFVALPPATQGQRIVFGKNSDRPCDEVQEVVYYPARDYNAGEKVECTYIEIEQAAHTNAVVLSRPAWLWGAEMGANEHQVCIGNEAVWGRESAEDEEALLGMDFVRLGLERAETAQKAVDVIAELLEKYGQGGNCMEDQSGFTYHNSFLISDRTEAWVMETSGKYWAAEKVGDGYRNISNQYSITTKIDKEHPGMREYAKSHGWWDGKAPFSFAETYSFMTTARIEASGSRYCEGRNLLERSKGHITAETMMEILRDKESGINMEGMFMTTGSMVSVVPTDSTLPGVHYFTGTPDPERSVFKPFIFVKDIKQLKQTSSPCYGPDDPVKKIPRFQSKPDRKHPLFIKHEVVAAIIDSTKDKGKKIMQNMRVLEKEKMAEMEKLLSSGIEDPTSVVHLFSNSSQEELSVYSNI, from the exons ATGTACCCATCTTCCTGTGACACCTTTGTGGCTCTGCCCCCTGCCACCCAGGGACAGCGCATCGTCTTCGGAAAGAACTCCGACAGGCCCTGTGATGAGGTCCAGGAGGTGGTCTACTACCCTGCAAGAGACTACAATGCAGGAGAAAAAGTTGAA TGCACGTACATCGAAATTGAGCAGGCAGCCCATACCAATGCGGTTGTGCTGAGCAGACCAGCCTGGTTgtggggggctgagatgggggcTAACGAGCATCAGGTGTGCATCGGAAATGAGGCAGTTTGGGGCAGAGAGAGTGCTGAGGATGAGGAGGCCCTTCTTGGCATGGATTTTGTCAG ACTTGGtctggagagagcagagactgcTCAGAAGGCTGTGGATGTTATTGCTGAGCTGCTGGAGAAATATGGCCAGGGAGGAAACTGCATGGAGGACCAGTCTGGCTTTACCTACCACAACAGCTTCCTCATCTCCGACAGGACTGAGGCCTGGGTGATGGAGACGTCTGGGAAGTACTGGGCAGCAGAGAAAGTGGGAG ATGGATATCGTAATATCTCCAATCAGTACTCCATAACAACCAAGATAGACAAGGAACACCCTGGGATGAGGGAGTATGCCAAGAGCCATGGCTGGTGGGATGGGAAGGCCCCGTTCAGTTTTGCTGAGACATACTCTTTCATGACTACAGCCAGAATAGAGGCGTCTGGCAGCAGATACTGCGAAGGACGGAACCTACTAGAGCGAAGTAAAG GACACATCACAGCTGAGACAATGATGGAAATCCTGAGGGACAAGGAGAGTGGCATCAACATGGAGGGGATGTTCATGACAACAGGAAGCATGGTGTCTGTCGTACCAACAGACTCCACCCTGCCAGGGGTGCACTACTTCACTGGAACACCTGACCCTGAGAG GTCTGTTTTCAAACCTTTCATCTTTGTGAAAGACATTAAACAGTTGAAGCAAACGAGCTCTCCCTGTTATGGCCCTGATGACCCTGTGAAGAAGATACCCCGTTTCCAGAGCAAGCCAGATCGCAAACATCCACTGTTTATCAAACACGAGGTGGTGGCTGCAATCATTGACAGCACCAAG gaCAAAGGAAAGAAAATCATGCAGAATATGAGAGTGTTAGAAAAGGAGAAGATGGCTGAGATGGAGAAACTTTTATCAAGTGGTATTGAAGACCCGACTTCAGTTGTGCACCTGTTTTCTAACTCAAGCCAGGAAGAACTGAGTGTGTACAGTAACATTTAG
- the scrn3 gene encoding secernin-3 isoform X2, with amino-acid sequence MGANEHQVCIGNEAVWGRESAEDEEALLGMDFVRLGLERAETAQKAVDVIAELLEKYGQGGNCMEDQSGFTYHNSFLISDRTEAWVMETSGKYWAAEKVGDGYRNISNQYSITTKIDKEHPGMREYAKSHGWWDGKAPFSFAETYSFMTTARIEASGSRYCEGRNLLERSKGHITAETMMEILRDKESGINMEGMFMTTGSMVSVVPTDSTLPGVHYFTGTPDPERSVFKPFIFVKDIKQLKQTSSPCYGPDDPVKKIPRFQSKPDRKHPLFIKHEVVAAIIDSTKDKGKKIMQNMRVLEKEKMAEMEKLLSSGIEDPTSVVHLFSNSSQEELSVYSNI; translated from the exons atgggggcTAACGAGCATCAGGTGTGCATCGGAAATGAGGCAGTTTGGGGCAGAGAGAGTGCTGAGGATGAGGAGGCCCTTCTTGGCATGGATTTTGTCAG ACTTGGtctggagagagcagagactgcTCAGAAGGCTGTGGATGTTATTGCTGAGCTGCTGGAGAAATATGGCCAGGGAGGAAACTGCATGGAGGACCAGTCTGGCTTTACCTACCACAACAGCTTCCTCATCTCCGACAGGACTGAGGCCTGGGTGATGGAGACGTCTGGGAAGTACTGGGCAGCAGAGAAAGTGGGAG ATGGATATCGTAATATCTCCAATCAGTACTCCATAACAACCAAGATAGACAAGGAACACCCTGGGATGAGGGAGTATGCCAAGAGCCATGGCTGGTGGGATGGGAAGGCCCCGTTCAGTTTTGCTGAGACATACTCTTTCATGACTACAGCCAGAATAGAGGCGTCTGGCAGCAGATACTGCGAAGGACGGAACCTACTAGAGCGAAGTAAAG GACACATCACAGCTGAGACAATGATGGAAATCCTGAGGGACAAGGAGAGTGGCATCAACATGGAGGGGATGTTCATGACAACAGGAAGCATGGTGTCTGTCGTACCAACAGACTCCACCCTGCCAGGGGTGCACTACTTCACTGGAACACCTGACCCTGAGAG GTCTGTTTTCAAACCTTTCATCTTTGTGAAAGACATTAAACAGTTGAAGCAAACGAGCTCTCCCTGTTATGGCCCTGATGACCCTGTGAAGAAGATACCCCGTTTCCAGAGCAAGCCAGATCGCAAACATCCACTGTTTATCAAACACGAGGTGGTGGCTGCAATCATTGACAGCACCAAG gaCAAAGGAAAGAAAATCATGCAGAATATGAGAGTGTTAGAAAAGGAGAAGATGGCTGAGATGGAGAAACTTTTATCAAGTGGTATTGAAGACCCGACTTCAGTTGTGCACCTGTTTTCTAACTCAAGCCAGGAAGAACTGAGTGTGTACAGTAACATTTAG